In a single window of the Nitrospira sp. genome:
- the cysE gene encoding serine O-acetyltransferase, which translates to MLAHIKQDLQAVFDRDPAATSKLEVVLTYAGFHALLAYRISHRLKSMGVPFFPRAISQLARWLTGVEIHPSAKIGTGFFIDHGMGVVIGETAEIGDYVTLFQGVTLGGTGKERGKRHPTLGNHVVVGAGAKILGGITIGDNVKIGANSVVLKNVAANSTVIGVPGRVIKSQGERLPDATMDQVDLPDPISDRFIALEQELIELRKKLENHDEPRRQ; encoded by the coding sequence ATGTTGGCACACATCAAACAAGACCTTCAGGCGGTCTTTGATCGAGATCCAGCGGCAACCAGCAAGCTGGAGGTCGTCCTTACGTATGCAGGTTTTCATGCGTTGCTCGCGTATCGTATCTCTCATCGACTGAAGTCGATGGGAGTGCCATTCTTCCCGCGAGCGATTTCTCAGCTGGCTCGTTGGCTCACCGGCGTTGAGATCCATCCTTCGGCCAAGATTGGGACGGGGTTTTTCATCGACCACGGTATGGGTGTGGTGATCGGGGAGACGGCAGAGATCGGTGACTACGTGACGCTCTTTCAGGGTGTGACGTTGGGAGGGACAGGCAAAGAACGAGGTAAGCGACATCCGACCTTGGGAAATCACGTGGTTGTAGGCGCTGGGGCCAAGATCCTCGGCGGGATCACGATCGGTGACAATGTGAAGATCGGGGCCAATTCTGTCGTCTTGAAGAATGTCGCGGCCAATTCGACGGTGATCGGTGTCCCGGGCCGCGTCATCAAATCCCAGGGCGAGCGTTTGCCTGATGCCACAATGGATCAAGTCGATTTACCGGATCCCATCAGTGACCGCTTCATTGCATTGGAGCAGGAATTGATTGAGCTTCGGAAGAAGCTCGAAAATCACGATGAACCTCGCCGCCAATAG
- a CDS encoding DegQ family serine endoprotease → MNHIEFDPKPAQGKKNWVVAAALLTAGIIIGFVVASDLGWLSNGHAVPDSLSVAPPPPPIPRPVSTAPQPILSGGTQTFVDIAKSVKPAVVNIYATKSGRGEGSGGTPFDDPLFRKFFGDEFFRKFEHPKEKKERGLGSGVIVDSNGLIITNNHVVGKADEIRVTLSDKREFKAKLIGTDPKTDVAVVKIEAAGLPSVPWADSDKLEVGEFVLAVGNPFGLTQTVTLGIVSALGRAAGIAEYEDFIQTDAAINPGNSGGALVNVRGELVGINTAIFSQSGGNMGIGFAVPSNMAQSIMGQLVQTGKVVRGWLGVSIQELTPELASQFGITETKGVLVSDVMEDSPAKKAGFERADVIVEYDGKPMDSPTHLRNAVAQTPVGKKVVVKIVRDKKAKTIDLTIVEQPKSMSQSGEDDGGESATPTGVLSSLDIRDLTEELASRYGLKSSERGVVIVRVKPGSAAEELGVREGDIVLEVNRQSVTSVKAFERVASKLPKDQAVLLLLKRQGRTIYLTLRP, encoded by the coding sequence ATGAATCACATCGAGTTTGACCCCAAGCCCGCACAAGGCAAGAAAAACTGGGTTGTGGCCGCTGCCTTGCTGACGGCCGGGATAATTATTGGGTTTGTCGTCGCTTCGGATCTTGGGTGGTTATCAAATGGCCATGCTGTGCCAGACTCATTGTCGGTTGCACCGCCGCCGCCTCCTATCCCCAGACCTGTCTCGACGGCTCCGCAGCCCATTCTGAGCGGGGGCACCCAAACATTCGTGGATATTGCCAAGTCGGTGAAGCCGGCGGTGGTCAATATCTATGCGACGAAGAGTGGACGTGGAGAAGGATCGGGCGGGACCCCCTTTGATGATCCGTTATTTAGAAAGTTTTTCGGCGACGAGTTTTTCAGGAAGTTCGAACACCCCAAGGAGAAGAAAGAGCGAGGGTTGGGGTCCGGTGTGATTGTCGATTCGAACGGGTTGATCATTACCAACAATCATGTCGTCGGCAAGGCGGATGAGATCCGTGTGACCCTCTCGGACAAGCGCGAGTTCAAAGCAAAGTTGATCGGTACTGATCCGAAGACTGATGTGGCCGTCGTGAAGATCGAAGCCGCAGGGCTTCCCAGTGTGCCATGGGCTGACTCGGACAAGTTAGAAGTGGGAGAGTTTGTCTTGGCCGTCGGCAATCCGTTCGGGCTGACGCAGACGGTCACGCTGGGAATTGTCAGTGCACTTGGACGAGCGGCCGGTATTGCTGAGTATGAGGACTTCATCCAGACCGATGCCGCGATCAATCCGGGGAACTCCGGTGGGGCCTTGGTCAATGTCCGGGGTGAACTGGTGGGGATCAATACGGCCATATTCAGTCAAAGCGGCGGCAATATGGGGATCGGATTTGCCGTGCCGAGCAATATGGCGCAGTCGATTATGGGACAACTCGTACAGACTGGGAAAGTTGTGCGTGGATGGCTGGGTGTCTCGATTCAGGAGTTGACGCCGGAATTGGCGTCACAGTTTGGAATCACGGAAACGAAGGGTGTGCTCGTCAGCGATGTCATGGAGGACAGTCCAGCCAAGAAGGCCGGATTTGAGCGAGCCGACGTCATTGTCGAATACGACGGGAAACCGATGGATTCACCCACGCATCTGCGCAATGCCGTCGCCCAGACACCAGTCGGGAAAAAAGTGGTCGTCAAGATTGTCAGGGACAAGAAGGCCAAAACCATCGACCTCACCATTGTTGAACAGCCTAAGTCGATGTCTCAAAGCGGCGAGGACGACGGAGGCGAATCAGCAACCCCGACAGGGGTGTTGTCTAGCCTTGATATCCGCGACCTGACGGAAGAGTTGGCAAGCCGCTATGGATTGAAGTCGAGCGAGCGTGGTGTGGTGATCGTTCGAGTGAAACCGGGGAGTGCGGCTGAAGAGTTGGGTGTTCGTGAAGGTGATATCGTGCTGGAAGTTAACCGGCAAAGCGTGACCTCAGTCAAGGCGTTTGAGCGGGTTGCAAGCAAGCTTCCCAAGGATCAGGCAGTGTTGCTTCTGCTCAAGCGGCAGGGTCGGACGATTTATCTTACACTTCGCCCATGA
- the ispD gene encoding 2-C-methyl-D-erythritol 4-phosphate cytidylyltransferase yields the protein MDQTGARPCQTQLAVAIVPAAGRGLRMGGAVPKQFLALGGEPLVVHSLRVLQRSPAIDQIILAVPQVDLDYCLNDLAVRFGFSKVRRVVAGGKERQDSVRHALEHVPEDTRIVVVHDAVRPFLTEQMVAEVVEAARREGGAIIALPMRDTVKQVGKEHRIERTVDRQPLWLAQTPQAFRRDQLLNAHRKAHAEGVHATDDAFLFEWAGHPVVVVEGSGENIKVTRPEDMVIGEAILASRRSDDRKGVV from the coding sequence ATGGACCAGACAGGCGCACGTCCTTGTCAGACTCAGTTAGCCGTGGCCATCGTCCCTGCCGCAGGACGAGGCCTTCGGATGGGTGGTGCCGTTCCCAAGCAGTTTTTGGCCTTGGGCGGTGAACCCTTGGTCGTCCACTCGCTTCGTGTGCTTCAGCGCTCTCCTGCCATTGATCAGATCATCTTAGCTGTGCCGCAGGTTGATCTCGACTATTGTCTGAATGATCTTGCCGTCCGGTTCGGATTCTCAAAAGTCAGGCGGGTGGTGGCTGGTGGAAAGGAACGACAGGATTCTGTTCGGCATGCCTTGGAACATGTGCCTGAAGACACACGGATTGTGGTGGTGCATGATGCGGTACGCCCGTTTCTGACAGAACAGATGGTGGCTGAGGTCGTGGAAGCTGCACGGCGCGAAGGAGGGGCGATTATCGCGTTACCGATGCGTGATACTGTCAAACAGGTTGGAAAGGAACATCGGATTGAACGGACCGTTGATCGACAACCACTCTGGTTGGCTCAGACACCGCAAGCATTCCGGCGAGATCAATTGTTGAATGCTCACCGCAAGGCTCATGCGGAGGGTGTGCATGCCACCGATGATGCGTTTTTGTTCGAGTGGGCTGGACACCCGGTCGTCGTGGTGGAAGGGAGCGGAGAAAATATCAAGGTGACGAGACCGGAGGATATGGTAATCGGTGAAGCGATTTTGGCCTCGCGTCGATCAGATGACAGGAAAGGGGTAGTATGA
- a CDS encoding DUF3108 domain-containing protein gives MLKSVPTWSGFACRCACIGRSAAIGAALLTLLVSPRITDAEGLGQPTRPFTIGERLTYEVSWLNLTAVIAMMEVASTEGTRSGTTSAKLIGTAQSTPIITKFFPVDNRVESDLDLDTLTPDHMTFRRREGKKKEDIEYTFHQKEGTVTAVRGGTTESLPIPAGTHDIISCLYYTRAVLPPTPGASLKMNVYHDKKNRPVEVRVEGIETLDGGWGTVETVRVRVIMPFHGLFMNKGDIYVWVTNDERRTPVRMKAKVVLGAIVADLVGGWSGVSAVKPGS, from the coding sequence GTGCTAAAATCCGTTCCCACTTGGAGTGGTTTTGCCTGCCGATGTGCCTGCATTGGTCGCTCTGCCGCCATTGGAGCTGCGTTGTTGACGCTCTTGGTTTCTCCTCGAATAACCGACGCTGAAGGATTGGGCCAACCGACACGTCCCTTCACGATCGGGGAACGGCTGACATACGAGGTGTCCTGGCTCAACCTGACTGCTGTGATTGCCATGATGGAAGTGGCTTCTACGGAAGGCACAAGGAGTGGCACTACCAGCGCCAAGTTGATTGGGACGGCACAGTCGACACCCATCATCACGAAGTTCTTCCCTGTGGACAATCGAGTGGAGTCGGACCTGGATCTGGACACGCTGACCCCGGATCATATGACCTTCCGGCGACGCGAAGGCAAAAAGAAAGAGGATATCGAATATACGTTCCATCAAAAGGAAGGGACGGTGACGGCTGTCAGAGGAGGAACCACCGAATCCTTGCCCATCCCGGCAGGGACGCACGACATTATTTCCTGCCTGTACTACACGCGTGCGGTGTTGCCGCCTACGCCGGGGGCCTCACTCAAGATGAACGTGTATCATGATAAGAAAAACCGGCCGGTTGAGGTTCGAGTCGAAGGAATCGAGACCCTCGACGGGGGCTGGGGAACAGTGGAGACGGTGCGCGTGCGCGTGATCATGCCCTTTCATGGTCTCTTCATGAATAAGGGGGACATTTATGTCTGGGTGACAAATGATGAACGAAGGACTCCTGTCCGAATGAAAGCGAAAGTCGTGCTTGGGGCTATCGTCGCGGATCTCGTTGGCGGTTGGTCAGGAGTCAGCGCTGTGAAGCCGGGCTCTTGA
- a CDS encoding phosphomannomutase/phosphoglucomutase, translating to MALFREYDLRGIVGTELTEELAQRVGLAYATYAGKRGVNAISVGRDGRLSSPALHKALLKGLLAGGLDVVDIGVCSSPLVYFSLFTLPIGGGIMITGSHNAAEYNGFKICLGKTAIHGDELQELRRVMEAGIFASGSGRLSEYPIIPDYLGYIKKSFSHIKADRLHVVIDCGNGAASLVAKQALELLGCKVTGLYCDLDGRFPNHHPDPTVLENLSDLMQAVKAHGADVGIGYDGDADRIGTVDEQGQVLWGDRLLVLYARDILAEKPGSTIISEVKASQSLYDDIAERGGRAIMWKTGHSLIKSKMKTESAVLAGEMSGHMFFADRYFGYDDAVYASCRLVEILAKAQQPLSELVADLPQSVVTPEIRVDLPDTVKFEVVERIRTRLTEYLQTKQELGLKKLILRNLITIDGVRAIFDGGWGLIRASNTQPALVLRFEATSSVHLDAIRAFIEEELGEARRALAC from the coding sequence ATGGCACTATTTCGCGAATATGATCTTCGAGGCATCGTCGGCACCGAATTGACGGAGGAGTTGGCTCAGCGGGTGGGGCTTGCATATGCGACCTATGCCGGCAAGCGTGGAGTCAACGCTATCAGTGTAGGTCGTGACGGTCGTCTCAGTTCTCCGGCCCTACACAAGGCCCTGCTCAAGGGGCTGCTTGCTGGTGGGCTTGATGTCGTTGATATCGGAGTGTGTTCCTCTCCATTGGTGTATTTCTCGCTATTTACCCTCCCGATTGGCGGCGGCATCATGATCACCGGGAGCCACAATGCGGCGGAGTATAATGGGTTTAAGATTTGTCTCGGAAAAACAGCGATCCATGGAGATGAACTTCAAGAACTGCGGCGGGTGATGGAAGCGGGCATCTTCGCCTCCGGGAGTGGTCGACTCTCCGAGTATCCGATTATCCCTGACTATCTAGGATACATCAAGAAAAGCTTTTCTCATATTAAGGCTGACCGGTTGCACGTCGTGATTGATTGCGGGAATGGAGCGGCGTCTCTCGTGGCCAAGCAAGCCCTTGAATTACTGGGATGTAAAGTCACGGGGCTCTATTGCGACCTAGACGGGCGTTTCCCCAACCACCATCCGGATCCCACGGTGCTTGAGAATTTGTCCGACCTGATGCAAGCGGTGAAGGCTCATGGGGCTGATGTCGGAATCGGCTATGATGGGGACGCGGACCGAATCGGCACAGTGGATGAGCAGGGACAGGTGCTCTGGGGAGATCGTCTCTTGGTGCTGTATGCTCGAGATATTTTAGCCGAGAAGCCGGGGAGTACGATTATCTCGGAGGTCAAGGCGTCCCAAAGCCTCTACGACGACATTGCCGAGCGTGGTGGACGGGCGATCATGTGGAAGACCGGTCATTCGTTGATCAAATCGAAGATGAAGACCGAATCTGCGGTCTTGGCCGGTGAAATGTCCGGACATATGTTTTTTGCGGATCGGTATTTCGGGTATGACGACGCCGTCTATGCGTCTTGTCGGTTGGTCGAGATCCTGGCGAAAGCTCAGCAGCCGCTTTCGGAGTTGGTTGCTGATCTGCCGCAGTCGGTCGTGACGCCTGAGATACGAGTGGACCTTCCTGACACCGTCAAGTTTGAGGTGGTTGAGCGGATTCGGACAAGGCTCACTGAATACCTGCAGACCAAACAGGAGCTTGGTCTGAAGAAACTGATACTACGAAATCTCATTACGATCGACGGGGTCCGCGCGATCTTCGATGGCGGCTGGGGGCTGATCAGGGCATCCAATACCCAGCCGGCGTTGGTTTTGCGATTTGAAGCGACGTCCTCCGTGCACCTCGATGCCATTCGAGCGTTCATCGAAGAGGAACTCGGGGAGGCCAGACGAGCGCTCGCGTGCTAA
- a CDS encoding mannose-1-phosphate guanylyltransferase/mannose-6-phosphate isomerase: MANKHAVFPVIMAGGSGTRFWPLSRHLFPKQLLRIGGKQTLIQQTMQRVLGCAPAANVLISTNVAQADLIRVQLADWAGDLADGFVLEPEGRNTAPAIALAALEAQRRDPNAVMLVVPADHVVTGQRDFEAAVLLACQLAEAGYLVTFGIKPIRPETGYGYIKPNDKVVLEKRGKLRGFSVHKFIEKPNVARAMQYLKAGNYYWNSGMFIWRAATILEEIRRHQPAIAGAMDRIGELRLSQAPRSAIEGLYRAIKPVSIDNGVMERSSKAAVIPVAFKWSDVGSWGSLDEVASRDKAGNVTTGRVVDIESRRSIVYADRRVVATIGLQDMVVVDTPDATLVCPKSRAQDVKKVVDILKQQKAPEQLEHLTVQRPWGSYTVLEEGPGFKVKRVTVNPGGRLSLQMHHQRSEHWVVIAGTARVTRGEEMFDLQVGQSTAIPVKTQHRLENQGSEIVHIIEVQNGPYLGEDDIVRFKDDYGRTASR, translated from the coding sequence ATGGCTAACAAGCACGCAGTCTTTCCCGTCATTATGGCCGGAGGAAGCGGGACCAGGTTTTGGCCCTTGAGCCGGCATCTGTTTCCAAAGCAGCTCTTGCGGATCGGTGGCAAACAGACGCTGATTCAACAAACGATGCAGCGCGTGCTTGGCTGTGCCCCGGCAGCCAACGTCTTGATTTCGACGAATGTCGCACAAGCTGACCTTATCCGTGTGCAACTCGCCGATTGGGCAGGAGATCTCGCCGATGGGTTTGTGCTTGAACCGGAAGGACGGAACACCGCCCCCGCTATTGCTTTGGCGGCTCTCGAGGCACAGCGTCGGGATCCGAATGCAGTGATGCTGGTGGTGCCTGCGGATCATGTGGTGACCGGGCAGCGTGACTTTGAAGCGGCTGTTCTGCTGGCCTGTCAATTGGCAGAAGCAGGCTACTTGGTCACCTTTGGGATTAAGCCGATTCGTCCGGAAACGGGCTATGGATATATCAAACCGAACGACAAGGTTGTACTGGAGAAACGAGGAAAGTTGCGTGGCTTTTCAGTTCACAAATTCATAGAGAAGCCGAATGTCGCCAGGGCGATGCAGTATCTCAAGGCCGGCAACTATTATTGGAACAGCGGGATGTTTATCTGGCGGGCTGCGACGATTTTGGAAGAAATTCGCCGGCATCAGCCGGCCATTGCCGGAGCGATGGATCGAATCGGGGAGCTTCGCCTGAGTCAGGCACCCAGGTCAGCCATTGAAGGCCTCTATCGAGCGATCAAGCCGGTCTCCATCGACAATGGTGTGATGGAACGCTCGTCGAAAGCGGCCGTCATTCCGGTGGCGTTCAAATGGTCGGACGTCGGGAGTTGGGGAAGTCTGGATGAAGTGGCCTCAAGGGATAAGGCCGGGAATGTGACCACAGGGCGAGTGGTCGATATCGAGAGTCGTCGGTCGATCGTCTATGCCGACCGGCGGGTCGTGGCGACGATCGGATTACAAGATATGGTCGTGGTGGATACACCGGATGCGACCTTGGTATGCCCGAAGTCGCGAGCACAAGATGTGAAAAAGGTCGTCGACATTCTGAAACAGCAGAAGGCGCCGGAACAGTTGGAGCATCTGACCGTTCAGCGGCCATGGGGGTCTTATACGGTGTTGGAAGAAGGTCCGGGGTTCAAAGTGAAGCGTGTGACGGTCAACCCAGGTGGGCGACTCTCACTCCAAATGCACCATCAACGCAGTGAACATTGGGTCGTCATCGCTGGGACTGCGCGGGTGACCAGGGGTGAGGAGATGTTTGACTTGCAGGTTGGGCAGAGCACCGCCATTCCGGTGAAAACGCAACATCGCCTGGAAAACCAAGGGTCTGAGATCGTGCATATCATCGAGGTCCAGAATGGCCCGTACCTTGGTGAGGATGATATCGTCCGCTTCAAGGATGATTATGGGAGAACGGCGAGTCGCTGA
- a CDS encoding class I fructose-bisphosphate aldolase — protein MGDRVQEILSWYGSDNAGTKTNIARMLRSGKLAGTGKLVILPVDQGFEHGPARSFAPNPSGYNPHYHFQLAVDAGCNAYAAPLGFLEAGASEFAGQIPLILKLNNHDVLHDDKDPLPSVTGSVNDALRLGCSAVGFTIYPGSAHCNAMYEQLQAIAEEAKASGLAVVVWSYPRGSALSKEGETAMDVVAYAAQIAAQLGAHIIKVKLPTAHLEQAAAKKVYESTQIPIKTLAERVKHVVQSSFDGRRIVIFSGGAKSEDKNVFEEARGIRDGGGFGSIIGRNSFQRPKAEAIKFLQTIMGIYSGAIQ, from the coding sequence ATGGGAGATCGGGTCCAAGAAATCCTGAGTTGGTACGGTAGTGATAATGCTGGGACGAAGACCAATATCGCCCGCATGTTGCGTTCTGGAAAATTGGCTGGGACCGGTAAGTTAGTCATTCTCCCGGTTGATCAAGGGTTCGAGCATGGTCCGGCAAGAAGTTTTGCACCGAACCCATCCGGATATAACCCGCACTATCACTTTCAGCTCGCCGTCGATGCCGGCTGCAATGCCTATGCGGCGCCACTTGGGTTTTTGGAAGCCGGGGCCAGTGAGTTTGCGGGCCAGATTCCATTGATCCTTAAGTTGAACAATCATGACGTGTTGCATGATGACAAGGATCCGCTGCCATCAGTCACAGGAAGCGTGAATGATGCCCTGCGGTTGGGGTGCTCGGCTGTGGGGTTCACAATCTATCCTGGATCTGCCCATTGCAATGCGATGTATGAACAACTGCAGGCCATTGCTGAAGAGGCGAAGGCCAGTGGCCTCGCCGTCGTGGTGTGGTCCTATCCGCGAGGATCAGCTTTGAGCAAGGAAGGCGAGACGGCGATGGATGTCGTAGCCTACGCGGCACAGATCGCGGCGCAACTGGGTGCGCATATCATCAAAGTGAAGTTGCCGACTGCACATTTAGAACAAGCGGCTGCTAAGAAGGTGTATGAATCGACGCAGATCCCAATTAAGACTCTGGCTGAACGGGTCAAACATGTGGTGCAAAGTTCGTTCGATGGACGACGGATCGTCATCTTCTCCGGCGGGGCCAAGAGTGAAGATAAGAACGTGTTTGAAGAGGCTCGGGGGATCCGGGATGGGGGCGGGTTTGGCAGCATCATCGGACGGAACTCTTTCCAGAGGCCGAAGGCGGAAGCCATCAAGTTTCTCCAGACGATCATGGGGATTTACAGCGGCGCGATTCAATGA
- the fbp gene encoding class 1 fructose-bisphosphatase: protein MRQFPTTLSQFIIRSQASHPGATGEFSSLLTQIGLVGKLISQDLRRAGLINILGTTGETNVQGETVKKLDAIANDDFVKVFQSSEHVCALASEEMDQPILLPKNWPHGKYMLLFDPLDGSSNTDNNMPLGAIFSVLKYGRTDQLPTGSDLIRPGTEQVAAGYLLYGSSTMLVYTVGQGVYGFTLDPDIGEYLLSHERIRTPDKGKVYAANEGNYNKWPGGVRKYVDSLKVSDKATSRPYSARYSGCLVADVHRLLLGGGIYLYPGEVDKPEGKLRLLYEANPMAFVVEQAGGKASTGMTRILDVEAKKLHQRVPLIIGSRLDVEQAEACIQGKL, encoded by the coding sequence ATGAGACAGTTTCCCACGACATTAAGCCAGTTTATCATTCGGAGTCAGGCATCGCACCCTGGGGCGACAGGAGAGTTTTCCAGCCTGTTGACCCAAATCGGCCTGGTCGGCAAACTCATTTCCCAAGATCTTCGTCGCGCAGGGTTGATCAATATTCTCGGCACGACCGGTGAGACGAATGTTCAGGGGGAGACCGTCAAAAAGCTGGATGCTATTGCCAATGACGACTTCGTCAAAGTTTTTCAATCGAGCGAACATGTTTGTGCTCTGGCGTCGGAAGAAATGGACCAGCCTATCCTGCTGCCAAAAAATTGGCCGCACGGCAAATATATGTTGCTCTTCGATCCGTTGGACGGCTCGTCTAATACGGACAACAACATGCCGCTCGGGGCCATTTTTTCCGTGCTCAAGTATGGACGAACCGATCAGTTGCCGACAGGATCGGATTTGATCCGTCCAGGGACCGAACAAGTTGCGGCCGGGTATCTGCTGTATGGATCGAGCACGATGTTGGTATACACCGTCGGGCAAGGCGTCTATGGGTTCACGCTTGACCCTGACATCGGAGAATATCTGCTCTCCCACGAGCGGATCAGGACTCCGGACAAGGGGAAGGTCTATGCGGCCAATGAGGGGAATTATAACAAGTGGCCCGGAGGAGTAAGGAAGTATGTGGATTCGCTGAAGGTCAGTGATAAGGCGACGAGTCGTCCCTACAGTGCGCGGTATTCCGGCTGCTTGGTGGCCGATGTGCATCGCCTGTTGCTTGGCGGGGGGATTTACCTTTATCCGGGGGAAGTCGACAAGCCGGAGGGGAAGCTGCGATTGCTCTATGAGGCCAATCCCATGGCATTTGTGGTCGAACAGGCTGGAGGAAAAGCCTCAACCGGTATGACGAGAATTCTAGATGTGGAAGCCAAAAAGTTACACCAGCGTGTGCCGTTGATTATCGGGAGCCGTCTCGATGTTGAGCAGGCTGAGGCGTGCATTCAAGGGAAACTATAG
- a CDS encoding 2-C-methyl-D-erythritol 2,4-cyclodiphosphate synthase — MKKGARIGYGYDVHPLGPDRKLILGGIEIPHTKGLLGHSDSDVLVHAVCDALLGAMGEGDLGRHYPSSDPKYKGISSLKLLEDVMTKLQAKGYQVGNIDTVVVAQAPRLGPHLSAMQKKIAETAGLDPDLVNVKVKSGEGLDAVGHEEGMTAHAICLIEPS; from the coding sequence ATGAAGAAAGGGGCTCGCATTGGCTATGGTTACGATGTTCATCCACTCGGACCGGACCGTAAATTGATATTGGGTGGAATTGAAATTCCGCACACGAAAGGGTTGCTTGGCCATTCTGATTCGGATGTCCTTGTTCATGCCGTGTGCGATGCTTTGTTGGGTGCCATGGGAGAAGGGGATCTCGGGCGGCATTATCCTAGCTCTGACCCCAAGTATAAAGGGATCTCCAGCTTGAAGTTGTTGGAAGATGTCATGACAAAACTTCAGGCCAAGGGGTACCAGGTAGGCAATATCGACACGGTTGTTGTGGCTCAAGCTCCTCGCCTCGGCCCGCATCTCTCCGCGATGCAGAAAAAGATTGCGGAGACGGCCGGTCTTGACCCTGACCTCGTCAACGTGAAGGTCAAGAGCGGGGAGGGACTCGATGCGGTCGGTCACGAAGAGGGGATGACCGCCCACGCGATCTGCTTAATCGAGCCATCCTAG
- a CDS encoding phosphate starvation-inducible protein PsiF has product MAAPEQQNKMKACNEQANAKGFGEGKGDERKEFMKECLSAKSGKSGGGKDTQQNKMKTCNKEAGEKQLKGDERKKFMSDCLSA; this is encoded by the coding sequence ATGGCTGCGCCGGAGCAACAGAATAAGATGAAGGCCTGCAATGAACAGGCGAATGCAAAAGGGTTTGGCGAAGGGAAAGGCGATGAGCGGAAGGAGTTTATGAAAGAATGCCTTTCCGCCAAGTCTGGGAAAAGCGGAGGCGGCAAGGACACTCAGCAGAATAAGATGAAGACGTGCAATAAGGAGGCGGGTGAAAAGCAGTTGAAAGGCGACGAGCGGAAGAAATTTATGAGTGACTGCCTGTCTGCATAG